One genomic window of Polyangium aurulentum includes the following:
- a CDS encoding NADH-quinone oxidoreductase subunit D, whose translation MEPLDRELDEGTLELPSEPMMLNMGPSHPAMHGTVRIVLELSGEMINKADVQIGYLHRAFEKMCERGTWTQVFPYIDRLNYVSPMLNNVAFALAVEKMLGVTVPERCQYYRVILGELARICDHMICSGAMCMELGAFTPFLYFARAREIIWEMFEEETGARVTHSFGRVGGMANAPTKFFKDMVRTSVPRVLELVAEGEKLLLKNRIFLDRLEGVGIMSKEDALALGWTGVCLRATGVPYDVRKAHPYMVYDRMQFEVPVGTTGDNYDRFMCRQEEIRQSARIIDQALAQMPDEGPINIDDPRIMLPQKNEVYSTIEATIQHFKIVMEGIKVPAGECYSYTEAGNGELGFYMVSDGSGTPYRIRIRPPCFATTQGLQQLITGLMIPDVVPTFGSLNMIGGECDH comes from the coding sequence ATGGAACCGTTGGATCGAGAGCTCGACGAAGGCACGCTCGAGCTGCCCAGCGAGCCGATGATGCTCAACATGGGCCCGTCCCACCCTGCGATGCACGGGACGGTGCGCATCGTTCTCGAGCTCTCGGGCGAGATGATCAACAAGGCCGACGTGCAGATCGGATATCTGCACCGCGCCTTCGAGAAGATGTGCGAGCGCGGGACCTGGACGCAGGTCTTCCCGTACATCGACCGGCTCAACTACGTCTCGCCGATGCTGAACAACGTGGCGTTCGCGCTGGCGGTCGAGAAGATGCTCGGCGTCACGGTGCCGGAGCGCTGCCAGTACTACCGCGTGATCCTGGGCGAGCTCGCCCGCATCTGCGACCACATGATCTGCTCGGGCGCGATGTGCATGGAGCTCGGCGCGTTCACGCCGTTCCTCTACTTTGCGCGCGCTCGCGAGATCATCTGGGAGATGTTCGAGGAGGAGACGGGCGCTCGCGTCACGCACAGCTTCGGCCGCGTGGGCGGCATGGCGAACGCTCCGACGAAGTTCTTCAAGGACATGGTGCGCACGAGCGTGCCGCGCGTGCTCGAGCTCGTCGCCGAGGGCGAGAAGCTCCTGTTGAAGAACCGCATCTTCCTCGATCGCCTCGAGGGCGTCGGGATCATGTCGAAGGAAGACGCGCTCGCGCTCGGGTGGACGGGCGTGTGCCTGCGCGCGACGGGCGTGCCGTACGACGTGCGCAAGGCGCATCCGTACATGGTCTACGACCGGATGCAGTTCGAGGTCCCCGTCGGCACGACGGGCGACAACTACGACCGGTTCATGTGCCGCCAGGAGGAGATCCGGCAGTCGGCGCGGATCATCGATCAGGCGCTCGCGCAGATGCCGGACGAGGGGCCGATCAACATCGACGACCCGCGCATCATGCTCCCGCAGAAGAACGAGGTGTACTCGACCATCGAGGCCACCATCCAGCACTTCAAGATCGTGATGGAGGGCATCAAGGTGCCCGCGGGCGAGTGCTACTCGTACACCGAGGCAGGCAACGGCGAGCTCGGCTTCTACATGGTCTCCGACGGCAGCGGCACGCCGTACCGCATTCGCATCCGGCCCCCGTGCTTCGCGACGACGCAGGGGCTTCAGCAGCTCATCACGGGGCTCATGATCCCCGATGTCGTCCCGACGTTCGGTTCGCTGAACATGATCGGCGGGGAGTGCGATCACTGA
- a CDS encoding molybdopterin-dependent oxidoreductase, which yields MATIKIDGREIPFEQGDTIIRAAHRAGIDIPHYCWHPGLSVAANCRMCLVEVLPPPGRPAMQLDILRWDPEKKDYVPARKPKLVPSCQQACAPGMEVLSDTSDHVEEARGAVQELLLLNHPVDCPICDQAGECRLQDYWLEHQRSGKRMRQEIVHKPKATPFGPTIIYDAERCIICTRCVRFTAEVAKDPVLSVRERGNLNEIVVSPGRQLDHNYTLMTEHVCPVGALTSIDFRFKARVWFLRSARAICQGCATGCNAYLDYDPRTNTPHRYRPRDNMEVNKYWMCDEGMLSYKRAVEGRLSMALVGGEDAGVDDALAAAKEQLAGHGDDPGRVAIVLSATHSNEDNFALLTLAKTFIGAKDLYVSGKPLGQGDDILMSADKNSNTRGVMALAGASSPKPFAELIDAIHAGKYAYVIALGAELEVDAQEAKNALSKLKGVVTIAAHEGPLVSAAHIALPACTWAETDGTYVNRQGIAQRSERALLPRGEARPGWELVARLGRALGYAMSWKTLAEVRRALSPDETTGVPRDAAERALVQKPEVSA from the coding sequence ATGGCTACCATCAAGATCGACGGACGCGAGATCCCCTTCGAGCAGGGGGACACCATCATCCGCGCGGCGCACCGCGCGGGCATCGACATCCCGCACTACTGCTGGCATCCGGGCCTGTCGGTAGCGGCCAACTGCCGCATGTGCCTCGTCGAGGTGCTCCCGCCGCCCGGAAGGCCGGCGATGCAGCTCGACATCTTGCGCTGGGATCCCGAGAAGAAAGACTACGTCCCCGCCCGCAAGCCGAAGCTCGTGCCCTCGTGCCAGCAGGCCTGCGCGCCGGGGATGGAGGTCCTCTCGGACACGAGCGATCACGTGGAGGAGGCGCGCGGCGCGGTGCAGGAGCTTCTGCTGCTGAACCACCCCGTCGACTGCCCCATCTGCGATCAGGCGGGCGAGTGCCGGCTGCAGGACTACTGGCTCGAGCACCAGCGCAGCGGCAAGCGCATGCGGCAGGAGATCGTGCACAAGCCGAAGGCGACGCCCTTCGGTCCGACGATCATCTACGACGCCGAGCGCTGCATCATCTGCACGCGCTGCGTGCGCTTCACGGCCGAGGTCGCGAAGGATCCGGTCCTGTCGGTGCGCGAGCGCGGCAACCTGAACGAGATCGTCGTGTCGCCGGGTCGCCAGCTCGACCACAACTACACGCTCATGACGGAGCACGTCTGCCCCGTCGGAGCGCTGACCAGCATCGACTTCCGCTTCAAGGCGCGCGTGTGGTTCCTCCGCAGCGCCCGGGCGATCTGCCAGGGCTGCGCGACGGGGTGCAACGCGTACCTCGACTACGATCCGCGCACGAACACGCCCCATCGTTATCGCCCGCGCGACAACATGGAGGTCAACAAGTACTGGATGTGCGACGAGGGCATGCTCTCGTACAAGCGCGCGGTCGAGGGGCGTCTTTCGATGGCGCTCGTCGGCGGCGAGGACGCGGGCGTCGACGACGCGCTCGCGGCCGCGAAGGAGCAGCTCGCGGGGCACGGGGACGATCCGGGTCGGGTCGCCATCGTGCTCAGCGCGACGCACTCGAACGAGGACAACTTCGCGCTGCTCACGCTCGCCAAGACCTTCATCGGCGCCAAGGACCTCTACGTGTCCGGCAAGCCGCTCGGGCAGGGTGACGACATCCTGATGAGCGCGGACAAGAACTCGAACACGCGCGGCGTGATGGCGCTCGCGGGGGCGTCGTCGCCGAAGCCCTTCGCCGAGCTCATCGACGCGATTCACGCGGGCAAGTACGCCTACGTGATCGCGCTCGGCGCCGAGCTCGAGGTCGACGCGCAGGAGGCGAAGAACGCGCTGTCCAAGCTCAAGGGCGTGGTGACCATCGCCGCGCACGAGGGCCCGCTCGTGAGCGCGGCGCACATCGCGCTGCCCGCGTGCACGTGGGCCGAGACGGACGGCACCTACGTCAATCGCCAGGGCATCGCGCAGCGCAGCGAGCGCGCGCTCTTGCCGCGCGGCGAGGCGCGTCCGGGCTGGGAGCTGGTCGCGCGGCTCGGCCGAGCGCTCGGCTACGCGATGAGCTGGAAGACGCTCGCCGAGGTGCGCCGGGCCCTGTCCCCGGACGAGACCACCGGCGTGCCGCGTGATGCTGCTGAACGGGCGCTGGTGCAGAAGCCCGAGGTGAGCGCATGA
- a CDS encoding complex I subunit 1/NuoH family protein has product MSLVELVLTVVKILIIVMFFLNMAALSTWADRRQGAMVQDRVGPNRAVVPLPNMVARGIVLLPPALFGVLSIFTSLGEVTGRLALERTTVNVQLAIFVTWLSLLVLCAKVRSGGAINRAERVFEDVDPRSIFFAGLGVHALGLVAMRFVTPQGAPMAAKITGFVLGAIFLIVGFYATSRVPEGPIPLRLAGTLHALADSIKMIWKEDFIPKNGDKVLHGLAPILTVFSAVVVAAVLPFGNDLCFADGNRNGTLDFSDLGNLVATVPATGQCTGFRVPLQIADLNVGILYVFAMTGTGIIGAAIAGWASDNKFALLGGLRAASQMVSYEVAMGLSLVGLFLVYSTVRMGEMSAWQGQHAWGIFVQPVGFFLFLAAVCAETKRVPFDQPEGESEIVAGYFLEYSGFKWGMFMTGEYIELVFSSALLVALFFGGYNLPFLHPDGLTVAFGDTVLFQYKMTHLAVSVISVLAFFGKTILVTWVQVFFRWTLPRFRYDQLMKLGWTKLLPLAIANMMVTAVIVVALRNAGPAAESWLKLLGDISQGLVAVLTLAGTVALVVGLLEPVERHKFLVTSSARFAAALGGVKPTAQEA; this is encoded by the coding sequence ATGAGCCTCGTCGAGCTGGTTCTCACGGTCGTCAAGATCCTCATCATCGTGATGTTCTTCCTGAACATGGCGGCCCTCAGCACGTGGGCCGACCGTCGTCAGGGCGCGATGGTGCAAGACCGCGTGGGTCCGAACCGCGCGGTCGTCCCCCTGCCGAACATGGTGGCGCGCGGCATCGTGCTCCTGCCGCCGGCGCTCTTCGGCGTGCTGTCGATCTTCACCTCGCTCGGCGAGGTGACGGGTCGGCTCGCGCTCGAGCGCACGACGGTGAACGTGCAGCTCGCCATCTTCGTCACCTGGCTCAGCCTGCTCGTGCTCTGCGCGAAGGTGCGCAGCGGTGGCGCCATCAACCGCGCCGAGCGGGTCTTCGAGGACGTCGATCCGCGATCGATCTTCTTCGCGGGCCTCGGCGTGCACGCGCTCGGCCTCGTGGCGATGCGGTTCGTGACCCCGCAAGGCGCGCCCATGGCCGCGAAGATCACCGGGTTCGTCCTCGGCGCGATCTTCCTCATCGTGGGCTTCTACGCGACGTCGCGCGTGCCCGAGGGTCCGATCCCCCTGCGCCTCGCGGGCACGCTCCACGCGCTCGCGGACTCCATCAAGATGATCTGGAAGGAGGACTTCATCCCCAAGAACGGGGACAAGGTCCTTCACGGGCTCGCGCCGATCTTGACGGTGTTCTCGGCCGTGGTCGTGGCGGCGGTCCTGCCCTTCGGCAACGACCTCTGCTTCGCGGACGGCAACCGCAACGGCACCCTCGACTTCTCCGACCTCGGCAACCTGGTCGCGACGGTGCCTGCGACGGGTCAGTGCACGGGCTTCCGCGTGCCGCTGCAGATCGCCGACCTCAACGTGGGCATCCTCTACGTGTTCGCGATGACGGGCACGGGCATCATCGGCGCGGCGATCGCGGGCTGGGCGAGCGACAACAAGTTCGCGCTGCTCGGCGGCCTCCGCGCTGCGAGCCAGATGGTGTCCTACGAGGTCGCCATGGGCCTGAGCCTCGTGGGCCTGTTCCTGGTTTACAGCACGGTGCGCATGGGCGAGATGAGCGCGTGGCAGGGCCAGCACGCGTGGGGCATCTTCGTGCAGCCCGTCGGGTTCTTCCTGTTCCTGGCGGCGGTCTGCGCCGAGACCAAGCGCGTGCCCTTCGATCAGCCCGAGGGCGAGAGCGAGATCGTGGCCGGGTACTTCCTCGAGTACTCGGGCTTCAAGTGGGGCATGTTCATGACGGGCGAGTACATCGAGCTCGTCTTCTCGAGCGCCCTGCTCGTCGCGCTCTTCTTCGGCGGCTACAACCTGCCGTTCCTGCATCCGGACGGCCTCACCGTGGCCTTCGGCGACACGGTGCTGTTCCAGTACAAGATGACGCACCTCGCGGTCAGCGTGATCTCGGTGCTCGCGTTCTTCGGCAAGACCATCCTGGTCACCTGGGTGCAGGTCTTCTTCCGGTGGACGCTGCCCCGGTTCCGCTACGACCAGCTCATGAAGCTCGGCTGGACCAAGCTCCTGCCGCTCGCCATCGCGAACATGATGGTGACCGCGGTCATCGTGGTTGCGCTGCGCAACGCCGGCCCTGCGGCCGAGTCGTGGCTCAAGCTCCTCGGTGACATCTCGCAGGGCCTGGTGGCGGTGCTGACCCTGGCGGGCACGGTGGCGCTGGTGGTCGGTCTGCTCGAGCCGGTCGAGCGCCACAAGTTCCTCGTGACGTCGTCGGCGCGCTTCGCGGCGGCGCTGGGCGGGGTCAAGCCGACCGCGCAGGAGGCCTAG
- a CDS encoding NuoI/complex I 23 kDa subunit family protein, which translates to MAKRTFGTNPWTKPGSTSAPPTKVIARPRRTAEVQAYLPEFFRGMAVTMKHFFKNTKEMVLGQKPDPVIESLNDGVTTISYPEERRPYAERFRGLHRLTLRDDASPRCVACLCCSTACPAQCIHIEAGEYEEGDPRRGYERYPKTFVIDELRCVFCGFCVEACPCDAIRMDTGMHATPYDSREQFIYRKDLLMEFTGRDGSRKTANTRHEPGDPTHPGLTREQGEH; encoded by the coding sequence ATGGCAAAGCGGACTTTTGGCACGAACCCCTGGACGAAGCCGGGGTCCACGAGCGCGCCCCCGACCAAGGTCATCGCGCGACCGCGCCGCACGGCCGAGGTCCAGGCCTATCTCCCGGAGTTTTTCCGGGGGATGGCGGTCACCATGAAGCACTTCTTCAAGAACACGAAGGAGATGGTGCTCGGGCAAAAGCCCGATCCGGTGATCGAGAGCCTGAACGACGGCGTCACGACGATCTCGTACCCGGAGGAGCGCCGCCCCTACGCGGAGCGCTTCCGCGGCCTGCATCGTCTGACCCTGCGCGACGACGCCTCGCCGCGCTGCGTGGCTTGCCTGTGCTGCTCGACGGCATGCCCCGCGCAGTGCATCCACATCGAGGCGGGCGAGTACGAAGAGGGCGACCCGCGGCGCGGCTACGAGCGCTACCCGAAGACCTTCGTCATCGACGAACTGCGCTGCGTCTTCTGCGGGTTCTGCGTCGAAGCGTGCCCCTGCGACGCGATCCGCATGGACACGGGCATGCACGCGACGCCGTACGACTCGCGCGAGCAGTTCATCTATCGCAAGGACCTGCTCATGGAGTTCACCGGGCGCGACGGTTCGCGCAAGACGGCGAACACCCGGCACGAGCCGGGCGATCCGACCCATCCCGGCCTCACGCGCGAGCAGGGCGAGCACTGA
- the gatB gene encoding Asp-tRNA(Asn)/Glu-tRNA(Gln) amidotransferase subunit GatB codes for MSAYGDYEPVIGLEVHAQLLTHTKAFCACATSFGDPPNTHTCPVCLGLPGALPVLNAEAVRMAVHASLAFGCAIQAKSVFARKNYFYPDLPKGYQISQFDLPIALDGALEVEVEGGGKRRVGIRRVHMEEDAGKNLHGIGTSSVVDLNRAGTPLVEIVSEPDLRSGNESAEYLRRLREILMFVGVNDGNLEQGSFRCDANVSIRKVGETRLGTRVELKNINSFRFVAEAIDVEIRRQINLVERGDRVRQQTRGYNAEKRESYLLRDKESESDYRYFPEPDLPPLVVDEAYVQSAKSSLPELPADKRRRWVEELSLSPYAAGVLSAHPAIARFFDEARALYADAVKLANFVQSEVLRDVRTTGLEAQIPVSPAQVAEILRLVDEGTISGKQAKELYAAVAGTGRSPAEVARERGMAVMSDASAIESIARAVIEANPKQVASYRAGKTALLGFFVGQIMKQTKGSANPATVNEVLARLLGEGGAAS; via the coding sequence ATGAGCGCCTATGGCGACTACGAGCCGGTCATCGGGCTCGAGGTGCACGCGCAGCTCCTCACCCACACCAAGGCCTTCTGCGCCTGCGCCACGAGCTTCGGCGACCCGCCGAACACGCACACCTGCCCCGTCTGCCTCGGCCTGCCGGGCGCGCTGCCCGTGCTCAACGCCGAGGCCGTCCGCATGGCCGTCCACGCCTCGCTCGCCTTCGGCTGCGCCATCCAGGCGAAGAGCGTGTTTGCCCGGAAAAACTACTTCTACCCCGACCTGCCCAAGGGCTACCAGATCAGCCAGTTCGATCTGCCGATCGCGCTCGACGGCGCGCTCGAGGTCGAGGTCGAGGGCGGCGGCAAGCGGCGGGTGGGCATCCGGCGCGTGCACATGGAGGAGGACGCGGGGAAGAACCTGCACGGCATCGGGACCTCTTCCGTCGTCGATCTGAACCGCGCGGGCACGCCGCTCGTCGAGATCGTGAGCGAGCCCGATCTGCGCTCTGGCAACGAGTCGGCCGAGTACCTGCGCCGCCTGCGCGAGATCCTGATGTTCGTCGGCGTCAACGACGGCAACCTCGAGCAGGGCAGCTTTCGCTGCGACGCCAACGTCTCGATCCGCAAGGTGGGCGAGACGCGGCTCGGCACGCGCGTGGAGCTGAAGAACATCAACTCGTTCCGCTTCGTCGCCGAGGCGATCGACGTCGAGATCCGCCGTCAGATCAACCTCGTCGAGCGCGGCGATCGCGTCCGCCAGCAGACGCGCGGCTACAACGCCGAGAAGCGCGAGAGCTATCTGCTCCGCGACAAGGAGAGCGAGAGCGACTACCGCTACTTCCCCGAGCCCGACCTTCCCCCGCTCGTGGTCGACGAGGCGTACGTGCAGAGCGCGAAGAGCTCGCTGCCCGAGCTGCCCGCCGACAAACGCAGGCGCTGGGTGGAGGAGCTTTCGCTGTCACCTTATGCGGCCGGCGTCCTCTCGGCCCACCCCGCGATCGCGCGCTTCTTCGACGAGGCGCGGGCGCTCTATGCCGACGCGGTCAAGCTCGCGAACTTCGTGCAGAGCGAGGTCTTGCGCGACGTGCGCACGACCGGGCTCGAGGCCCAGATCCCGGTGAGCCCCGCGCAGGTGGCCGAGATCCTGCGGCTCGTCGACGAGGGGACGATCAGCGGCAAGCAGGCGAAGGAGCTGTATGCCGCGGTCGCGGGCACGGGCCGATCCCCCGCCGAGGTCGCGCGTGAGCGAGGCATGGCCGTGATGAGCGACGCGTCTGCCATCGAGAGCATCGCGCGCGCGGTGATCGAGGCGAACCCCAAGCAGGTGGCGTCGTACCGCGCGGGGAAGACGGCGCTGCTCGGGTTCTTCGTGGGTCAGATCATGAAGCAGACGAAGGGCAGCGCGAACCCGGCCACCGTGAACGAGGTGCTCGCGCGTCTGCTCGGCGAGGGGGGAGCGGCGTCATGA
- a CDS encoding lysophospholipid acyltransferase family protein: MNADLRGLLGKGRFVGRTAAFVGVTFGMYGMLEVDTAISPSSEREEVLHKWIRRYGQALLRLYGVQGIAHGAHVERGEMYPGRDARGLGRIFVMNHRSGLDIPITLAYVEATIVSRADLARWPVIGMAARRVGTVFVDRQSRQSGAAAISTMVQAVERGRGVMVYPEGTTFEGDEVRPFRAGAFLTAQRTGAEIVPIGLAYEGEAASYGEETFAEHMVRVSSAPMTRASIVVGDPIPSGGEEIDALRERVRSEVQALVHKARRALLGNP; encoded by the coding sequence ATGAATGCCGATCTGCGCGGGCTCCTCGGCAAGGGGCGGTTTGTCGGAAGAACCGCGGCGTTCGTCGGCGTGACCTTCGGCATGTACGGCATGCTCGAGGTCGACACGGCGATCTCCCCGAGCAGCGAGCGCGAGGAGGTCCTTCACAAGTGGATCCGCCGCTACGGGCAAGCGCTCCTGCGATTGTATGGGGTCCAAGGAATCGCGCACGGCGCTCACGTCGAGCGAGGGGAAATGTATCCGGGGCGCGATGCGCGCGGGCTGGGGCGCATCTTCGTGATGAACCACCGCTCGGGCCTCGATATCCCGATCACGCTCGCCTATGTGGAGGCCACGATCGTGAGCCGCGCCGATCTCGCGCGCTGGCCGGTCATCGGCATGGCGGCGCGCCGCGTGGGGACGGTGTTCGTGGATCGGCAGAGCAGGCAGAGCGGGGCGGCCGCGATATCGACGATGGTGCAGGCGGTCGAGCGCGGCCGTGGGGTCATGGTCTATCCCGAGGGTACGACCTTCGAGGGCGACGAGGTTCGTCCGTTCCGCGCGGGCGCATTCCTCACCGCGCAGCGCACCGGGGCTGAAATTGTACCTATCGGGCTTGCGTACGAGGGCGAGGCGGCCTCTTACGGCGAGGAGACGTTCGCCGAGCACATGGTCCGCGTCAGCTCTGCGCCCATGACGCGCGCTTCGATCGTCGTAGGCGATCCCATTCCGAGCGGCGGCGAGGAAATCGACGCCCTGCGCGAGCGCGTCCGCAGCGAGGTCCAGGCTCTCGTGCACAAGGCACGTAGAGCGCTCCTTGGCAATCCCTGA
- a CDS encoding GAF domain-containing protein — MMGGAWKTPERVRDDRQTGETEVDSARGGHRTSFIERAGLDLLGATDLEDTLTRIVWLAVPELADYCTIDLLEGQSLRRVAAAHVDLSEERRLLEKPSSDGDSDARARMVRRVLESGKAEIRRAPSVRARRGDEATPAERARTGLRMHWELILPLRTRERRLGVLSFGVGPFREVFSRDTRANADALARHAAQAIDAAMGRTRVSARLERAERVIEQARSMLDATASLSRAFMPSEIVRCVVEEGARALGAHAGAVVRLVEGGAELEVVYSMGYPDEMPAHCPRLSLATEAPVAEAVRIEQPIWLPSRAALAARYPALSLNDFVRGSHAWAAVPLVSDGEVVGGIALSFPEPRTFDDDERWLVQTLAEHCAGALDRTSLALSSAEEAVLLSHEILRQMPEAIVVTDLSGVVRRWIGKATEIFGYTEAEVMGEPVTFLAHPDVRERLGARILRGIRDLGAFEGELLCVRKDGSTVPIETTAKPVFDKEGRPRFLVGVCRDITERKRAEEERTRLIREQIARAEAEDAARRSSFLAEAGALLGASLDYAATLERIVRLAVPTLADACMLDVTGEDGTIVNVSVAHADPAQERILRELRIGHAHDDWGGGPVARVVRTRMPEHYTELTEAMLARLVRDPEQSTALSRLAPRACIVVALAASERTLGTLTLFRTEGRYSTKDLALAEDLAHRAAMALENARLYRQAQEATRMRDEFLGTVSHELRTPLNAVLGWTRMLRAGALNGASHDRALATIERNAILQARLIEDLLDASRIIMGKLRLELHPVDPIGPIRAAIESVRAAATTKSIRLECLLDRAAGLVDGDPHRIQQIVWNLLANAIKFTPQGGRVDLILERVGSSARISVCDTGEGIRPDFLPFVFDRFRQGDGTTTRRHGGLGLGLAIVRHLVEMHGGSVRADSAGEGKGATFSVTLPLSPMTSQAAAQPDRITPLPTDLEEMPALQGLRLLIVDDEKDCRELLAEMLGHWGVVVRAVGSAAEALSSLDEFQPDMLISDLGMPGEDGFALIRQLRALKPARWASLPAVALTAHASAEDRARVLAAGYQMHVPKPVDATEIAATVASLAPRPAASRDSSVPPLPA; from the coding sequence ATGATGGGGGGCGCATGGAAGACGCCCGAGCGTGTCCGTGACGACCGGCAGACCGGCGAGACGGAGGTCGACTCGGCGCGAGGAGGGCATCGCACCTCCTTCATCGAACGAGCAGGGCTCGACCTGCTCGGCGCCACCGATCTCGAGGACACCCTCACACGCATCGTCTGGCTCGCGGTCCCGGAGCTGGCGGATTACTGCACGATCGACCTGCTCGAGGGGCAATCGCTCCGCCGCGTCGCGGCCGCCCACGTGGACCTGAGCGAGGAGCGACGCCTCCTCGAAAAGCCCTCGTCGGACGGCGACTCCGACGCGCGTGCGCGCATGGTGAGGAGGGTGCTGGAGAGCGGCAAAGCCGAGATTCGCCGTGCCCCCAGCGTGCGCGCTCGCCGCGGTGACGAAGCCACGCCGGCCGAGCGCGCGCGCACGGGCCTGCGCATGCACTGGGAGCTCATCCTGCCGCTGCGCACCCGCGAGCGGCGGCTCGGCGTGTTGTCGTTCGGCGTGGGCCCGTTCCGCGAGGTGTTTTCCCGCGATACGCGCGCCAACGCCGATGCGCTCGCGCGCCATGCCGCGCAGGCGATCGACGCCGCGATGGGCCGCACGCGCGTGAGCGCACGGCTCGAGCGCGCCGAGCGCGTCATCGAGCAAGCCAGGAGCATGCTCGATGCGACGGCGTCGCTCTCGCGCGCGTTCATGCCGTCGGAGATCGTGCGCTGCGTGGTCGAGGAGGGAGCCCGGGCCCTCGGCGCGCACGCAGGCGCGGTCGTGCGCCTCGTCGAGGGCGGCGCCGAGCTCGAGGTCGTCTACTCGATGGGCTACCCCGACGAGATGCCGGCGCACTGCCCGCGCCTGTCGCTCGCGACCGAGGCGCCCGTGGCCGAGGCGGTGCGCATCGAGCAGCCCATCTGGCTACCTTCGCGCGCCGCCCTCGCGGCCCGCTATCCGGCGCTCTCGTTGAACGACTTCGTGCGCGGCAGCCACGCGTGGGCTGCGGTGCCGCTCGTCTCCGATGGCGAGGTGGTCGGGGGCATCGCCCTGAGCTTCCCCGAGCCGCGGACCTTCGACGACGACGAGCGCTGGCTCGTGCAGACGCTGGCCGAGCACTGCGCGGGCGCCCTCGATCGCACCTCGCTCGCGCTCTCGAGCGCGGAGGAAGCGGTCCTGCTCTCGCACGAGATCCTGCGGCAGATGCCCGAGGCCATCGTGGTCACCGATCTCAGCGGCGTGGTGCGGCGCTGGATCGGCAAGGCCACCGAGATCTTCGGCTACACCGAGGCCGAGGTCATGGGCGAGCCGGTCACGTTCCTCGCCCACCCGGACGTGCGCGAGCGGCTCGGGGCCCGCATCCTGCGCGGCATCCGCGATCTCGGCGCCTTCGAGGGCGAGCTGCTCTGCGTGCGCAAGGACGGCTCCACGGTTCCGATCGAGACCACGGCCAAGCCCGTGTTCGACAAGGAGGGCAGGCCGCGCTTCCTCGTCGGCGTCTGCCGCGACATCACCGAGCGCAAGCGCGCCGAGGAGGAGCGCACGCGCCTCATCCGCGAGCAGATCGCGCGTGCCGAGGCCGAGGACGCGGCGCGCCGATCGTCCTTCCTCGCCGAGGCGGGCGCGCTGCTCGGAGCCTCGCTCGACTACGCCGCGACGCTCGAGCGCATCGTGCGGCTCGCGGTCCCGACGCTCGCCGACGCGTGCATGCTCGACGTCACGGGCGAGGACGGCACGATCGTCAACGTCTCCGTCGCCCACGCCGATCCTGCGCAGGAGAGGATCTTGCGCGAGCTGCGCATCGGTCACGCACACGACGACTGGGGCGGGGGCCCGGTCGCTCGCGTCGTGCGCACCCGCATGCCCGAGCATTACACCGAGCTCACCGAGGCCATGCTGGCGCGCCTCGTTCGCGATCCCGAGCAGTCGACGGCGCTCTCTCGCCTCGCGCCCCGCGCTTGCATCGTGGTCGCCCTCGCCGCGAGCGAGCGGACGCTGGGCACGTTGACACTCTTCCGGACCGAGGGTCGCTACTCGACCAAGGATCTCGCCCTCGCCGAGGACCTCGCGCACCGCGCCGCGATGGCGCTCGAGAACGCGCGTCTCTATCGCCAGGCGCAGGAAGCGACGCGCATGCGCGACGAGTTCCTCGGCACCGTCTCGCACGAGCTGCGCACGCCTTTGAACGCCGTTCTCGGCTGGACGAGGATGCTGCGCGCCGGCGCGCTGAACGGCGCCTCGCACGACCGCGCCCTCGCCACGATCGAGCGCAACGCGATCCTGCAAGCGCGGCTCATCGAGGATCTGCTCGACGCCTCGCGCATCATCATGGGCAAGCTCCGGCTCGAGCTGCACCCGGTGGATCCCATCGGCCCGATCCGCGCGGCCATCGAGTCGGTGCGCGCGGCGGCCACCACCAAGTCGATCCGGCTCGAGTGCCTGCTCGATCGCGCCGCGGGCCTCGTCGATGGCGACCCTCATCGCATCCAGCAGATCGTGTGGAACCTGCTCGCCAACGCGATCAAGTTCACCCCGCAGGGCGGCAGGGTGGACCTCATCCTCGAGCGCGTCGGATCGAGCGCGCGCATCAGCGTCTGCGACACGGGCGAGGGCATCCGGCCCGATTTCCTGCCCTTCGTCTTCGATCGCTTCCGCCAGGGCGACGGCACGACGACGCGCAGGCACGGCGGCCTCGGGCTCGGGCTCGCGATCGTGCGTCACCTCGTGGAGATGCACGGCGGCTCGGTGCGCGCCGACAGCGCCGGCGAGGGCAAGGGCGCCACGTTCAGCGTGACGCTCCCCCTGTCGCCCATGACCTCGCAGGCCGCCGCGCAGCCCGATCGCATCACCCCGCTCCCGACCGACCTCGAGGAGATGCCCGCGCTTCAGGGCCTGCGTCTTCTGATCGTCGACGACGAGAAGGACTGCCGCGAGCTGCTCGCGGAGATGCTCGGGCACTGGGGCGTCGTGGTGCGCGCGGTCGGCTCTGCGGCCGAGGCGCTGTCGTCGCTCGACGAGTTCCAGCCCGACATGCTCATCTCGGACCTCGGGATGCCGGGCGAGGATGGCTTCGCGCTGATCCGCCAGCTCCGCGCGCTCAAGCCTGCGCGGTGGGCGTCGCTGCCCGCGGTGGCGCTCACGGCGCACGCGAGCGCCGAGGACCGGGCGCGCGTGCTCGCGGCGGGCTACCAGATGCACGTGCCCAAGCCCGTCGATGCCACGGAGATCGCGGCCACGGTCGCGAGCCTCGCGCCGCGCCCGGCCGCGTCGCGCGACTCGAGCGTGCCGCCGCTTCCGGCCTGA